A single Elaeis guineensis isolate ETL-2024a chromosome 15, EG11, whole genome shotgun sequence DNA region contains:
- the LOC140854129 gene encoding uncharacterized protein, with the protein MIFILGDGCKVIGIIVVFKGVCRWRQIGFTERETGLFLGLVLLDAELLLSLARGGGAADGDLAEVVVGNVDLDHPIEELLGDLAPSMGMDGRDELEEHTMNGGMGGGIEEVTLDGIDDAEGEVEVVGGEVGVGAGEEVQEVDA; encoded by the exons atgatcttcatattg GGAGATGGCTGCAAAGTCATCGGAATCATCGTCGTCTTCAAGGGAGTATGTAGATGGAGACAAATTGGCTTCACGGAGCGAGAGACGGGACTATTCCTCGGCCTGGTGTTGCTTGATGCGGAGCTCCTCCTCTCACTGGCAAGAGGCGGAGGTGCAGCCGATGGTGATCTAGCCGAGGTGGTGGTTGGCAATGTGGATCTGGACCATCCAATCGAAGAACTCCTTGGAGATCTTGCACCCAGCATGGGCATGGACGGTAGGGATGAGCTGGAGGAGCATACGATGAATGGTGGGATGGGGGGAGGCATCGAGGAAGTCACGCTCGATGGCATCGACGATGCGGAGGGCGAGGTAGAGGTCGTCGGTGGTGAGGTGGGTGTTGGCGCGGGCGAGGAGGTCCAGGAGGTGGACGCATAG